A stretch of the uncultured Trichococcus sp. genome encodes the following:
- the ftsA gene encoding cell division protein FtsA: MKNSGIYVSLDIGTTSIKVVVAEYVKDQMNIIGVGNEISKGLSRGVIVDIDETVESIRSAVSQAERKANIQISNVIVGIPSNQISIEPCHGMYAVASENKEITDKDVQNVFAAAKVRSVPPEREIISVIPEEFIVDGFDGIRDPRGMIGVRLELYASMITGPKTIIHNIKRCVEKAGLHIEDMVVQPLAISSVAMNKGERDFGTILIDMGGGQTSASVMHDDQLKFAFVDPEGGDLVTKDISIILNTTLENAERVKREYGYAISEDTSDEEFFPVETIGKEEPVKVDEKYLSEIIEARLVQIFENIKRALDKVEARDLPGGIILTGGAAALPGVVDLAKEIFEINVKLYIPEQMGMRNPIYATSIGLIKYAAGLDDIYRVAKGKVQATGKVIPLQSKTAKQPTVIEEPVYETEIYADEENYEESLVGKLKRWFNNLFE; encoded by the coding sequence ATGAAGAATTCAGGAATATACGTCAGTCTAGATATTGGAACCACTTCAATAAAAGTTGTAGTCGCAGAATATGTGAAAGATCAAATGAACATTATTGGAGTCGGGAATGAAATTTCCAAAGGTCTTAGTCGTGGCGTCATCGTTGATATCGATGAAACGGTCGAATCGATCCGCAGTGCAGTCAGCCAAGCTGAAAGAAAAGCGAACATTCAGATATCAAACGTCATCGTAGGCATACCAAGCAATCAAATCAGTATCGAACCTTGCCACGGGATGTATGCAGTCGCAAGCGAAAACAAGGAAATCACAGACAAGGATGTACAAAACGTCTTTGCTGCCGCAAAAGTCCGTTCTGTTCCGCCAGAAAGAGAAATCATTTCCGTCATCCCTGAAGAGTTCATCGTGGATGGGTTCGATGGCATCCGGGACCCGAGAGGTATGATCGGCGTACGTCTTGAATTGTACGCAAGCATGATCACGGGTCCAAAAACAATCATCCACAACATCAAACGGTGTGTAGAAAAAGCAGGTCTTCATATCGAAGATATGGTCGTACAGCCACTGGCCATTTCAAGCGTAGCCATGAATAAGGGCGAGCGGGATTTCGGTACCATCCTTATCGACATGGGTGGCGGCCAAACAAGCGCCTCTGTCATGCACGACGATCAATTGAAATTTGCGTTTGTTGATCCCGAAGGCGGAGACCTTGTGACCAAGGACATTTCCATCATTTTGAATACGACATTGGAAAATGCGGAGCGGGTAAAACGCGAATATGGGTATGCCATTTCTGAAGACACGTCCGATGAAGAGTTTTTCCCCGTCGAAACGATCGGGAAAGAAGAACCGGTAAAAGTCGATGAGAAATATCTGTCCGAAATCATCGAAGCGCGACTTGTGCAGATCTTCGAAAACATCAAACGCGCTTTGGATAAAGTGGAAGCCCGCGACCTCCCAGGCGGTATCATTCTGACCGGAGGAGCAGCGGCATTGCCGGGAGTCGTCGATTTGGCTAAAGAAATCTTTGAAATCAATGTCAAACTGTATATTCCGGAGCAAATGGGGATGCGCAATCCGATCTATGCAACGAGCATCGGCCTGATCAAATATGCGGCCGGGCTGGATGACATTTACCGTGTGGCCAAAGGTAAAGTACAGGCGACAGGAAAAGTGATCCCTTTGCAATCCAAAACTGCGAAACAACCGACAGTCATCGAAGAACCTGTCTATGAAACTGAGATTTATGCCGATGAGGAAAATTACGAAGAAAGCTTAGTCGGGAAATTAAAACGTTGGTTCAATAATCTTTTTGAATAA